From one Ahaetulla prasina isolate Xishuangbanna chromosome 18, ASM2864084v1, whole genome shotgun sequence genomic stretch:
- the H6PD gene encoding GDH/6PGL endoplasmic bifunctional protein — MFFKETLAVILLWGIFPTESRESRGHVSVVLLGATGDLAKKYLWQSLFQLYVDEVSNGHTFTFYGAGQKDPDVGRKLMFGPLKSLACSPEVAPNRCAVLKDQFLKLTEYHQLKGEEDYASLNRGIKTSLAQEELVETGRIFYLSVPPFAYAEIARHINSSCRPPSGAWLRVVLEKPFGHDLLSAQQLAEELAAVFREEEIYRVDHYLGKQAVAHILPFRNQNREKLDPLWNRHHVERVEIVLKETVDVKNRTEFYEQYGVLRDIHQNHLTEILMSLAMELPANLTNSEEVLRRKLGVFSCLRSLEKTSAVIGQYEAYGAHVREELQKGQDYFTTTPTFAGVLVHVDNLRWEGVPFVLMSGKVLDERASYVRILFKNQAHCIQTESAWEAERSHCKPKQIIFSIVHGELSSPAILVSRNLFKPAMPRGAWKEFQDHPQLRLWGQSLSDYHVYVPAAQRDAYSFLLSAIYHGKKESFITTENLLASWAFWSPLLDQLSRESPRLYPGGPENGHLLDFEMVGKEAAFIARETLEVIDPEDKHTADKFQTLLSTFRGSRLVTAWADDLIGRLASDIETAALDAIRRRGEFHLALSGGSSPLALFRQLSRHRYGFPWKQTHLWMVDERCVPLADLESNFGHLHQHLLQYIRIPYFNIHPMPVHLNRRLCVEEDRGPELYANEIGALVANSSFDLVILGMGTDGHTASLFPSSASLEADKDVIFAESPTKPHQRMTVTLSLINKARQVSVLVMGKSKHETVSIVSRAGNEPQKWPISGVKPQNGQVSWYIDYESLMG; from the exons ATGTTTTTTAAAGAGACCCTCGCCGTCATTTTGCTGTGGGGGATTTTCCCCACCGAATCCAGGGAATCCCGCGGCCACGTTTCGGTCGTCCTTCTAGGCGCCACGGGAGATTTGGCCAAGAAATACCTGTGGCAAAGCTTGTTCCAGCTTTACGTCGACGAAGTGTCGAACGGGCACACGTTCACTTTCTATGGGGCCGGTCAGAAGGACCCCGACGTGGGGAGAAAGCTGATGTTTGGTCCCTTGAAAAGCCTGGCCTGCTCGCCGGAGGTGGCCCCCAATAGATGCGCGGTGCTAAAGGACCAGTTCTTGAAATTAACGGAGTACCACCAACTCAAAGGAGAGGAAGACTACGCCAGCCTCAACCGGGGCATTAAAACCAGCCTTGCTCAGGAGGAACTTGTGGAAACCGGCCGTATCTTTTACCTGTCCGTGCCGCCGTTCGCCTATGCCGAAATTGCCCggcatattaacagcagctgtaGGCCGCCTTCCGGCGCCTGGTTGCGCGTGGTGCTGGAGAAACCTTTCGGCCACGATTTGTTGTCTGCTCAACAACTGGCAGAGGAGCTCGCCGCCGTCTTCCGCGAAGAGGAAATTTACCGGGTGGATCATTACCTAGGGAAGCAG GCGGTGGCTCACATTTTACCCTTCCGGAACCAAAACCGAGAAAAATTGGACCCACTCTGGAACCGCCATCACGTGGAACGCGTGGAAATTGTTCTGAAAGAGACGGTGGATGTCAAAA ATCGCACGGAGTTTTACGAACAGTACGGGGTCCTTCGCGACATCCACCAGAACCATCTCACCGAAATCCTGATGTCTCTCGCCATGGAGCTGCCGGCTAACCTCACCAACTCGGAAGAAGTCCTCCGGAGGAAACTTGGCGTTTTCTCTTGCTTGCGAAGCTTGGAAAAAACCAGCGCCGTGATTGGCCAGTACGAGGCGTACGGCGCCCACGTGAGGGAGGAGCTTCAGAAGGGGCAGGACTATTTCACCACGACGCCGACGTTTGCAG GGGTGCTGGTTCATGTGGACAATCTACGTTGGGAAGGGGTACCGTTCGTCCTGATGTCCGGCAAAGTCCTCGACGAACGGGCCAGCTACGTCCGCATCCTGTTCAAAAACCAGGCGCACTGCATCCAGACCGAGAGCGCCTGGGAGGCCGAACGCAGCCACTGCAAGCCGAAACAGATCATCTTCTCCATTGTGCACGGAGAGCTGAGCTCGCCCGCGATCCTAGTCAGCCGCAACCTCTTTAAGCCAGCCATGCCCCGCGGCGCCTGGAAAGAGTTCCAGGATCACCCGCAGCTGCGCCTTTGGGGACAAAGTCTATCCGATTATCACGTCTATGTCCCCGCAGCCCAGCGGGACGCTTATTCCTTCCTGCTGTCCGCGATCTACCATGGGAAAAAAGAATCCTTTATCACCACGGAGAATCTGCTGGCTTCGTGGGCGTTTTGGTCCCCGTTGCTGGATCAGCTGAGCCGCGAATCGCCCCGCCTGTATCCTGGAGGCCCAGAAAACGGGCACCTGTTGGATTTCGAGATGGTCGGCAAGGAAGCGGCTTTCATAGCAAGAGAGACGCTGGAGGTGATCGATCCCGAGGATAaacacaccgccgacaaattccAGACCCTACTTTCCACCTTTCGAGGAAGCCGGTTGGTTACCGCCTGGGCAGACGACCTCATTGGCCGTCTGGCGTCCGACATAGAAACCGCGGCGCTCGACGCCATCCGGAGGCGCGGAGAATTCCACTTGGCGCTTTCCGGCGGCTCGAGCCCCTTGGCCTTGTTCAGGCAGCTCAGCAGGCATCGTTACGGCTTCCCGTGGAAGCAGACTCACTTATGGATGGTGGACGAGCGCTGCGTCCCGCTCGCCGACCTGGAATCGAATTTCGGCCACTTGCACCAGCACTTACTCCAATATATCCGGATTCCTTATTTCAACATCCATCCGATGCCAGTACATCTGAACCGGAGACTTTGCGTGGAAGAAGACCGAGGGCCGGAGCTGTACGCCAACGAGATCGGGGCCCTGGTAGCCAACTCCAGCTTCGATCTGGTTATCCTGGGAATGGGCACCGACGGGCACACGGCCTCTCTCTTCCCATCCTCAGCCAGCCTGGAAGCGGATAAGGACGTCATCTTCGCCGAGAGCCCCACGAAACCTCACCAGCGCATGACAGTCACTCTGTCTCTTATCAACAAGGCCAGACAGGTGTCTGTCTTAGTGATGGGGAAAAGCAAACACGAGACTGTCTCTATTGTCAGTCGAGCGGGGAACGAGCCCCAGAAATGGCCGATATCGGGCGTGAAGCCCCAAAATGGCCAGGTCTCCTGGTACATCGACTATGAATCTTTAATGGGGTGA